GGCAAGAAGGCGGTGGCTAGCGGCGGCGCTTAATCAACTATAGTTAGTATTTTATGAAGAGTTTATCCAAAATTAAACGAGAATCTTTAGCTCGCCGTCACAAAAGAGTTAGAGTAAAGATTAACGGAACGAAAGAGCGTCCTCGTTTATCGGTTTTTCGCAGTAATCAACATATTTACGCTCAACTTATTGATGATCAACATGGCAAAACATTAATGAGCGTGAGTGATTTGTCTTTTAAAAAAAATAAAAACAATAAATCAACCATGGCTAAACAAGTCGGCCAGTTAATTGCCGCTAAGGCGCTGGAAAGCAAGATAAGTCAAGTTGTTTTTGATCGCGGCGGTTATCAATATCACGGCCGCATTAAGCAATTGGCTGAAGGCGCCCGTGAAGGCGGTTTAAAATTTTAATTAAATTATTAGATAATTTTTATTAATATGATTGAGAAAAAACGTCGAAGAAGAGAAGGGCCTGAAGCGGGAGGAGAAAAGGAATTTGATCAAAGATTATTAGACTTAGCCCGCGTTACGCGCGTGACAGCTGGCGGAAAACAACTTCGTTTTCGTGCCTGTGTTGCCATTGGCGACAAAAAAGGTAGAGTCGGCATAGGTACCTCTAAGGGTCCGGACGTTTCAACTGCTATTGAAAAAGCTGTTCGTCAAGCCAAAAAAAATGTTATTAATGTTTCTATTGTTAATGAAACCATTCCTCATTGGGTAAAAGAAAAATATGGCGCAGCTTCTATCTTGCTTCGACCGGCCGGTCGCGGCAAAGGCATTATTGCCGGTAGCGTAATTCGTATTATTACTGAATTAGCCGGTATTTCTAATATTACGGCAAAAATATTAGGGTCAAATAACAAGATTGCTAATGCCAAAGCAACAATTAATGCTTTACTAAAACTTAAAAAAATGGTTTAGTTTATTTATGCCCAGTAACAAAACTTCACCAGCCCGCTAGGGCGGTCTGAAAGTTCCGTTTTTGGGCTCACTCCAATAAATTAAAAAAAATTTCATCTTCAAGCATAATAGTTTAAAGATGCCAACCGTAATTAAAATTATATTAACTTGTATTTTTAATCAATTTATTTTATTTCACCTTGACGCCTAATAATTTGGCATCTTTGTGAAGTTATTGTTACCTGGGTATGATTAATTTATCTAATTTGAAAAAATATTCCGGACAAAAGAAAAAAGCCAAACGATTAGGCCGAGGCACTTCTTCTGGTCAAGGCACTTATTCTGGCAAAGGACAGAAAGGGCAACGATCTCGCAGTGGCGGTCGCCGCGGATTGAAGCTCAGGGGCATTCGTTTGGTGATTAAGAGATTTCCTAAAAATGGTGGTTTTCGCAGTTTAAGAAAACGTTTAGTTGTCATCAACTTAAAAACCATTGAAAATAAATTCTCCAGCGGTGATTTGGTTAACGCAGAAAAATTATTTAAATTAGGACTGATTAATTCACCTAAGGAAAAAATAAAAGTTTTAGGTTCTGGTAAATTAACTAAAAAATTTATTATTATTGCCAATGCTTTCTCTGCCCTGGCAAAAGAATCTATTATCAAAGCCGGAGGAGAGGTAAAGCTTGTCGAGAGAGTGAACTCAAGGAAATAAAATTCAAATAAAACATCGTTGTTCTAATTGTTCAATGTTTATACTTTTATGAAGAATCCTTTTTCCAAGATGCAGTTAATGGCGCCCAAACATATCGTTTTAATAATCATAATCGTTATTTTGGTTGTTGCTACTTTATTGCTTCAAAAGATCGGTTTATTTGTACATTAAACGAGCAATAATATTTGAAAAAATTATTTAGCTATTTTTATGTGGAAAAAAATCAGAGAAATTTGGCAATTTAAGGATTTACGTAACAATATTTTGTTTGTTGTGGCTATGTTGATAATTTTTCGCGTAGCCGCTCATATTCCCATACCGGGCATTAATCTTGCCGCTTTAAATGATTTATTCGCCAGAAACCAGATTTTAGGACTAGTTAACGTTCTGTCTGGTGGAGCTATGGCGAATTTTTCTGTTATTGCCATGGGTGTCGGTCCTTACATTACTGCATCGATTATTATGCAACTTTTAACCATGATTATCCCCAAGCTCGAAGAACTTTCCAAAGAGGGCTCAAGTGGCCATCAAAAAATAAATCAATATTCGCGTATTTTAACTGTTCCTTTGGCCATGATTCAGTCATACAGTATGATTAGGCTGTTTAATAGTTCTGGCCAGATTTTTACCAACTTTACGCCAATGAGTATTATAACTACTATTATAGTTATGACTGGTGGCACGGTTTTTTTGATGTGGCTGGGTGAATTGATTTCAGAAAAGAAAGTTGGTAACGGCATTTCGCTCATTATCTTTGCTGGTATCGTGGAAAGGATTCCGTCATCTTTGCAACATTTTATTGTTACTTTTACCACCACTCAATTAACCAGCTTATTAGTTTTCGTAGTTTTAGGCGTAATAACCATTGCTGGCGTAGTTTTGTTGACCGAGGGTCAACGCAATATCCCAGTTTCTTTTGCTCGCCGAATTCGCGGAAATAAAATGTATGGTGGCACAGATACATATTTGCCGGTTAGAGTAAATCAGGCCGGAATGATCCCGATTATTTTCGCCATTTCTATAGTTCTGTTGCCATCTTTGGCTGGTCAATTTATGCAGCGTTCTGCGATTGGTTGGGTGGCGAGCCTGGGCGGTCATTTTATTACTATTTTTCAAAATCAAATAGTTTACGGCATTGTTTATTTTGTTTTGGTTGTGGCTTTTACCTATTTTTATACCACTATTGTTTTCCATCCTCGTCAAATCGCAGAAAATTTGCAAAAGCAGGGTGGCTTTGTGCCCGGTATTCGTCCCGGAGAATCGACCGTAACTTTTTTGGGCCAAGTGAGTAATCGTATTATGTTAGCCGGCGCTTTGTCATTAGGCATAATCGCCGTCTTGCCCCTAATTACGCAAGGTGCTTTAAAGGTTTCCGCTTTTACCGTTGGCGGTGCTAGTTTGTTAATCGTCGTCAGTGTTGTTCTAGAAACCATGAAACAGATTGAATCACAACTTGCTATGCGTGAATACGAAGCATAATTTTGATAATATGAATGAGCAAGAAAAGCAAAAAATCGGCAAATTAAAAATAGCTTTTATCGGTCGCCCGGGAACAGGTAAGGGAACGCAGACCGAAATTTTACATCAAGAAACTGGTTTAGTTCTTATTCCTTCGCCAGGAGACATTTATCGCGATCCGGAATTTCGCAAAACTCCACTCGGTAAAGAAATAGGCGAAGGGGTTGATAAGGGCATTTTTGCGCCCAACGAAGTAACCAACCAAATAATGAAAGATAAAATATCCGCCTTGACCAATAATAATCAGGTGGGTTTTATTTCTGAAGGTTATCCGCGCACTTTACCGCAGGCTGAATTTGCCGAGAAAGAAATTGGCATTAATTGGATGATTAATCTTGAGGTGCCGGAGAGTCGATTAATGGAAAGGTTGTCTCGGCGCCGAGTTTGCCCAAAATGTAAAACCAACTTTAATTTTGCCACCAATCCGCCCAAAAACGGCAATTTATGCGATATTTGCCAGGTTGAATTAGTCCTAAGAGATGACGATAAGTTAGAAAATATTAAACATAGATTTGTTGTTTATCACGAGACTGCCGAACCGACCATTGAATTTTATCGCCAGAGGAATAAAATTATTGATATTAATGGCGATCGTCCAGTAGAAGATGTGGCGAAAAGCGTACTTGAATCCTTGTTGAATAAAATAAATTAATATTTGAGTATCCTATCCGGGGATGTATAATAGGTTACCCTTCCTAACGTCGGGGTACTCAAATTTGTAAGAACTTTACTTCGCTATAAGATAGTTCGTAAATTTCAACAAATTTGGTATGATTTCTATCAAAACCAAAGAAGAAATAAAAACGATGCGCCAGGCCGCTAGGCACCTGGCGCAAGTTTTAGATTTGGTGGTTAGGGCGGTTAAGCCAGACGTTTCCACTTGGGAACTCGATCAATTAGCCGAACAACTAATTTTAAATTTGGGCGCCGAGCCGGCGTTTAAAGATTATTGTCCAGATAATCGTTCCGGCTATCCGGCGACACTTTGCGTTTCTATTAATCAAGAAGTAGTTCATGGCATTCCTAAAAAGGATAGAATCATTAAGGAAGGCGACGTTGTCGGCATTGATTGCGGTGTAAAATTAAATGGTTATTATTCTGATATGGCCATTACGGTTGGAGTAGGTAAGATTAAATCGGAATATAAAAAGTTATTAGATGTGACTAAAAAATCTTTGGAACTCGGGATTAAAAAAGTAAAAGAAGGAGTTTACCTTGGAGACGTTTCGTCAACCATACAAAATTACATAGAAAAAAATGGTTTTAGCGTAGTTAGAAATTTATGCGGACATGGCATTGGTAGAAATCTTCATGAAGAACCGAGCATCTTTAATTTTGGCAAACCAAAAACAGGTCCGATTTTAAAAGCTGGTATGACTTTGGCGATTGAGCCGATGGTTAATCTCGGTGATTTCAAGGTTAAAACGGCTGACGACGGTTGGACCATTGAAACGGTTGACGGTAAATATTCGGCCCACTTCGAGCACACTGTTTTAGTGACTAAAAACGGCGCAGAAATTTTGACAAAATAAAATTTTGTGTTATAATATTTATATAGATCGCGGGGTAGAGCAGCCCGGCAGCTCGCCAGGCCCATAACCTGGAGGTCGTGGGTTCAAATCCCACCCCCGCAACCAATTTTAATTTAAGCTGTGGCAGGGTAGCTCAGTGGTAGAGCACACGCTTCATAAGCGTGTCGTCGTGGGTTCGATCCCCACCCCTGCTATAGAAAAAGTCGCCCTATTCGGGTGACTTTTTCGTATACTTAAATTTTATGGTGCCGCTGGTGGGAGTCGAACCCACAATTCCGTAAGGAAACACGATTTTGAGTTCCGCCAGTTGGCGGACAGGCGTGCTTTAATGGTGGGCATGGAGGGAGTTGAACCCTCAAGGTCGTAAGACCATACGATTTTGAGTCGTACGCGTATGCCAGTTCCGCCACATGCCCACATTGATTCTTCAGTATGCCAGCTTGCCCCGTAAAACAGCAGCTGTTTTTATTTGGGGTTCCGCCACAGCGGCCTATTTATGGGCAGATATTTCATTATAGATTAAAAATTTTCCTTGTCAAGTCGCTATTTTGTATTATAATTTAACCATATGATTATCTCGGTTGTGAATCAGAAAGGAGGGGTGGGTAAGACCACCACGGTTATAAATTTAGCTGCGGCTGTTGCTGATTTTGGTAAACGAGTCTTACTGGTTGATCTTGATCCGCAAGGCAATAGCAGCTCGGGTTTAGGCGTCGAAGATCGCACCAAGGGAATTTACGAGCTTTTGAGCGAGCAAATTCCGGCTCATGAAGGTATTAAGCAGGTCAAAGAAAATCTTTTTGTCATTCCGGCTAATCAGAATCTGGCTGGAGCAAATATCGAATTAGTTAATCTGCCAGATCGGGAAAAATTTTTAACGAAGACTTTAAATAATTTACCGGAAAAATTTGATTATATTTTTATTGACAATCCGCCCTCACTCGGGCTTTTAACGGTTAATAGTTTAGTCGCGGCCGACAAAGTTCTTATTCCGGTTCAAGCAGAATATTACGCGCTTGAGGGGTTGGGTCAACTTTTAAATACGGTTGATTTAATTAAACAAAGCCTTCGGCCCGACCTGAGAATTTTAGGGGCGATTGTCACTATGTATGACGAGAAGATTGACCTGGCGCGCGAAGTTTGGCATGAACTTTATAAAAGTTTTCCGTATAAAATTTTTCGCACCGTTATCCCGCGCGACATAAAATTAGCCGAAGCGCCAAGCTTTGGTAAAAACATTTTACAATATGCGCCCAAATCAAAAAGCGCCAAGGCTTACCAAAGATTAGCCAAAGAATTTTTACATCATCACGAAAAATAAAATTTATTTAATATTTTTATGTCATTAGGAAGGGGGCTGGGAGCTTTGATTCCCACTTCAACCGGACAAGTTCCGCAACAAATCGTTCAGAAAATCACCCAAGAAACATTACAACAAACCGGTGAGCAGATTTTTAATATTCCTTTAAATCAGATTGAAGCTAATCCTAATCAGCCGCGTAAAATTTTTTCTCGTCTGGAGATGGAAGAATTAGCCAATTCCATTCGCGAATATGGCATTATTCAGCCGTTAATTTTAACAAAAACCGCTTTTGATAAATATGAGATCGTGGCCGGCGAACGCAGATGGCGGGCAGCTCAAATTTTAGAACTTAAAACCGTGCCCGCTATTGTGCGTACTATGGGAGAAATGGAAAAGTTCGAAATTTCTCTTTTGGAGAACATTCAACGCCAGGACCTAAACCCCATGGAGCGCTCCAGGGCTTATCAGCGCCTAACTGATGAGTTTGGCTTAAATCAAGAACAAATTGCTATAAAATTAGGGAAGGCCAGGGCTACCATTGCCAACACCTTACGTCTTCTAATCTTGCCGGAATCAGTTCAGCAGGCGATAGAGCAAGGCCGGATTACCGAAGGTCATGCTAAGGTTTTGTTGTCATTGGAAGACGGGCAAAAACAGGAAATGTTTTTAAAAAGAATTTTGGGTCTAGGGTTGACGGTTCGTGAAACGGAAGATTTGTTGAAGGGCCAAAAGCCGAAAAAAATATACTCGTCAGACCCAGCCTTATTAGCCAAAGAAAAATCTTTGTCGACCGCCTTAAATTTAAAAGTGAAAATTAAAAAAAATCAAAAGGGCGGCAAGGTGATCATTAAATTCTATTCCGACGAAGACCTGGATAATTTAATTGATAAGCTTGGTCAAAATGGTTAATGATAATTTTAAAACTATTATCGTCGTTCCGGCCTATAATGAAGCGATAATTTTAGAGAAAGTATTATCGGAATTAGTTAATTATTTCAATCCGCAGCAAATTGTAGTAGTCGA
This window of the Patescibacteria group bacterium genome carries:
- the rplR gene encoding 50S ribosomal protein L18 is translated as MKSLSKIKRESLARRHKRVRVKINGTKERPRLSVFRSNQHIYAQLIDDQHGKTLMSVSDLSFKKNKNNKSTMAKQVGQLIAAKALESKISQVVFDRGGYQYHGRIKQLAEGAREGGLKF
- the rpsE gene encoding 30S ribosomal protein S5, with translation MIEKKRRRREGPEAGGEKEFDQRLLDLARVTRVTAGGKQLRFRACVAIGDKKGRVGIGTSKGPDVSTAIEKAVRQAKKNVINVSIVNETIPHWVKEKYGAASILLRPAGRGKGIIAGSVIRIITELAGISNITAKILGSNNKIANAKATINALLKLKKMV
- the rplO gene encoding 50S ribosomal protein L15, with the protein product MINLSNLKKYSGQKKKAKRLGRGTSSGQGTYSGKGQKGQRSRSGGRRGLKLRGIRLVIKRFPKNGGFRSLRKRLVVINLKTIENKFSSGDLVNAEKLFKLGLINSPKEKIKVLGSGKLTKKFIIIANAFSALAKESIIKAGGEVKLVERVNSRK
- the secY gene encoding preprotein translocase subunit SecY — encoded protein: MWKKIREIWQFKDLRNNILFVVAMLIIFRVAAHIPIPGINLAALNDLFARNQILGLVNVLSGGAMANFSVIAMGVGPYITASIIMQLLTMIIPKLEELSKEGSSGHQKINQYSRILTVPLAMIQSYSMIRLFNSSGQIFTNFTPMSIITTIIVMTGGTVFLMWLGELISEKKVGNGISLIIFAGIVERIPSSLQHFIVTFTTTQLTSLLVFVVLGVITIAGVVLLTEGQRNIPVSFARRIRGNKMYGGTDTYLPVRVNQAGMIPIIFAISIVLLPSLAGQFMQRSAIGWVASLGGHFITIFQNQIVYGIVYFVLVVAFTYFYTTIVFHPRQIAENLQKQGGFVPGIRPGESTVTFLGQVSNRIMLAGALSLGIIAVLPLITQGALKVSAFTVGGASLLIVVSVVLETMKQIESQLAMREYEA
- a CDS encoding nucleoside monophosphate kinase gives rise to the protein MNEQEKQKIGKLKIAFIGRPGTGKGTQTEILHQETGLVLIPSPGDIYRDPEFRKTPLGKEIGEGVDKGIFAPNEVTNQIMKDKISALTNNNQVGFISEGYPRTLPQAEFAEKEIGINWMINLEVPESRLMERLSRRRVCPKCKTNFNFATNPPKNGNLCDICQVELVLRDDDKLENIKHRFVVYHETAEPTIEFYRQRNKIIDINGDRPVEDVAKSVLESLLNKIN
- the map gene encoding type I methionyl aminopeptidase; this encodes MISIKTKEEIKTMRQAARHLAQVLDLVVRAVKPDVSTWELDQLAEQLILNLGAEPAFKDYCPDNRSGYPATLCVSINQEVVHGIPKKDRIIKEGDVVGIDCGVKLNGYYSDMAITVGVGKIKSEYKKLLDVTKKSLELGIKKVKEGVYLGDVSSTIQNYIEKNGFSVVRNLCGHGIGRNLHEEPSIFNFGKPKTGPILKAGMTLAIEPMVNLGDFKVKTADDGWTIETVDGKYSAHFEHTVLVTKNGAEILTK
- a CDS encoding AAA family ATPase — protein: MIISVVNQKGGVGKTTTVINLAAAVADFGKRVLLVDLDPQGNSSSGLGVEDRTKGIYELLSEQIPAHEGIKQVKENLFVIPANQNLAGANIELVNLPDREKFLTKTLNNLPEKFDYIFIDNPPSLGLLTVNSLVAADKVLIPVQAEYYALEGLGQLLNTVDLIKQSLRPDLRILGAIVTMYDEKIDLAREVWHELYKSFPYKIFRTVIPRDIKLAEAPSFGKNILQYAPKSKSAKAYQRLAKEFLHHHEK
- a CDS encoding ParB/RepB/Spo0J family partition protein encodes the protein MSLGRGLGALIPTSTGQVPQQIVQKITQETLQQTGEQIFNIPLNQIEANPNQPRKIFSRLEMEELANSIREYGIIQPLILTKTAFDKYEIVAGERRWRAAQILELKTVPAIVRTMGEMEKFEISLLENIQRQDLNPMERSRAYQRLTDEFGLNQEQIAIKLGKARATIANTLRLLILPESVQQAIEQGRITEGHAKVLLSLEDGQKQEMFLKRILGLGLTVRETEDLLKGQKPKKIYSSDPALLAKEKSLSTALNLKVKIKKNQKGGKVIIKFYSDEDLDNLIDKLGQNG